The DNA window CTGGCCAAGGAGATCGGTGAAGGCAAAGCTGAAGTTGAAGCTTTGAAGAGGGAGTCTGTGAAACTTCAAGAGGAAATGGACGAAGAGCGGAGGATGTTGCAGATGGCAGAAGTTTGGCGTGAAGATAGGGTACAAATGAAGTTGGTAGATGCAAAGCTCATGCTTGAGGAGAAGTATCTGCAGTTGTGCAACCTCCAAGCAGATATGGAGGCATTTCTGAAAGTGCAAGGTGGTATCGACAAAGACATGGCGATGATGAAAGAAGCAGAGATGCTTAAAGATGTTTTGAGCTCAATTAAAGTTGAAGGTATCGAGTTCTACTACCAGCCTCCTGCTTCTGGGGGCGTGTCTGTCTTTGAAGAACTCCAGCCAATAGAAGAGACTAATGGGCGGGAGATAGGACAATGCTATGGATACAGCCCTGCAAGTCATGCCTCCAGAATTCATACTGTCAGCCCGGAAACTGATTTGTTTCTTCAAAACTCAGTGAAATATGCTAATGGAACGGTCAATAGGTGTAGTGATGTAGAAGATGATAGTGGCTGGGAAACTGTGAGCCAGCATGTGGGGCAGGCTTCTTGTAATTCTCCAGAAGGGAGTGACCCATCTGTGAATTGCATCTGTGAAGAAAGTTATGGATCGGTAAGAGGAACATATTGGGATGAGCAAAGAGACAATGTCAAGATAAACAGTGGAATCAGTGAAATTTGCTCGACAGCCACAAGACAGCATAGGAAGAAGTTATCTTCTATAAGTAGGTTTTGGAGGTCGTCATCTGCAACTAAAGGTGATAGCAAGAACGTTTCTGTAGAATTATCTAACGGAAGGTTCTCAAATTGTAGGACGCCAAATGCCACCCTTTCTTCCGATGCCAAGTCTGATGAAGTGGGCCAAAGCTCCCCAAGTGTGGGGCTGTGTTCCCCCGATTTGTTAGACCCTCATGTTACACCGGGAACGAAAGGATGTACCGAATGGCCTAGAGGAACTCAGAAGAACAGTGAGTATTCATTTGGCAGAAGATTCAGCTGTGTCAATCCCTAAAACTAAAAGATTTAACATGAGTATTCATTTGGCAGTTGAAGATATGCGCCCCCATGATCATGCCAGGCTAATACTGGGCTGTTATTTGGTCCCAGAGACAAGTACTCAAGTTTCGTAATGTTAATCTTGAAGGATGGTTTTCTCGCCAATCTGGAGCAGAGTTTGCTCGAAACTTGCATTCGTTGCCAATTCATGTTTCTCTGTTCCCCAACTATGGTCAGGATCACGAACACAATGTACAGTGATAGTGGTCTCATTTTATACAATCAACCAGGTCAGAATTTTCTCAAATGCGATAAATATATCGATAGTTGTAAATGTCATTGTTCGATGCTTTATCATCTGTAGACCCGAGCAATAATAGATCATCCACTGGGTCTGCCTTTGTTCTGTACATGTCTGTGAGGTGGATTCATTTGGGGAATGTGAAGCAGTCTTTGCTTCTATATTCatgtaataaaatcatcatcaaagtcatattGTTTTGCATGTTACAAAGTTCATCTGCTCGTGTCAAATACATCTCTTCAGATGACAGAGAGCTCTAAACAAAGGAATGTCATTTAATACCATTAGATGATAAACAATAGCACTGATTCCCTCGAGTGTAGTGTTATCTAGTAAATGTTACCACCGCATTCCCATATTAAACGGTAAGCACATTAATCACACCTAATCATGTCGATTCCACTGTACCAATAATACCCTAATTTATTAATGGGTCATTAGGGAGGACAACTTTCGGTGATGCCACTACAGAATCTCGTGTCGCATGGAATCATACTATATGCTTCTTGGGGTCCAGCGGCAGGAAAGATTCTGATTCCTAAAACCAAGCCTTGGATCTCTCACATCTTCTCCGATCCCCAAATTCGTCTTAAACACGATGATTCGTCTATGTTTCTTTCAATCAACGTTCATTTTAACATGAAGTTAATCTGATTTATGCAGAGTGGATAAGTACAAATATCCGAAAAAATCCGATTTGTCGTCGTGCCGAGACGTGAGCTCGGCCGACGCGTCATGGTCATGTCATACAACGTCTTCGTCACGGAGCGGAGAGATAAGCCGTGCCATGACCACGCGTCGTGAGATCAGAGGCGCGAGCTCGAGCTACAGCTATCGCGGTCGCAGTCGCCAAAAAGAAGGGGTGCCCTCATGCAGCGTAAGAGCGACCCCTGTGCTTTTTGTCTTCTTACGTTGAGCGGCTCATAGCAGACCTGAACGCCGTTGTAGAAGAAGGATAAGCATTATTGAAAGAAGTAGACAGGAGAGGGAATAGAGCTCGTTGGAGGTAGGATTCCTTTGTTCGGTTCGCAGAGGACACCCAGTCTAATAAAGAAGTTGTTTCCATTCTCTCGTCAGCCACCGCGATCAATCAACAGCAATACTGCATCGTCGTCGCGGTACAGCGACACCAAAAGCGAAGGCCACATTTTTGAATTGTCGTGACGAGGACATGTTTAGAATCCAAGGAGGGGCCGACGGGACGGGTGTCGATCAAGCACAGGCTTACCGTCCGCCATCCACCGAGCACCCACGTGGGACTGGGCCCCCCCTGCCCACGTCGACGGGTCCTACGTGGAGCCCCCGCCGTCACGATTCTACTGTCAAGACGATCGAGGCTGCTGCTCCGCGCGCGCTCTATAAATGAAGCCTCCGCATCTCTCCCGAGGCCGCGATCGGAAGGTTCCGCGGAAGAAAGAGCTGTGGCACCGTCCCTTTCTCGAACAGCCGGTCTCGTTTCGATGGCGAAGGCGCGGAGGCACGCCCCGGACCGCCTCCTCGGCTGCACGCACGAAGGTCACGTGGCGGGGGCGGACTTCCCCGACCTCGCCGAGGACGAGGTGTTCTGGTCCTCGGACTACGGCTCAGCTGCCGGCGAGTCGAGCTGGCGCCGGTCCGATTTCAACAGGGCTCGCCCATGGGCCGCCCGTCGAGAGGGCGGACTCTCTCTCGCCTTCGAGGACGGATGCATGCCACGACGGAGCGCCGCGTCGGCTGCCTCGGCGCCGGTGGAGGTCCCCGTCTGGCCCAAGTTCCTCCAGGCCGAGCCTGACGCGCCGGTCGGGCTGTTCGAccgggaggtggaggaggagacaAGAGACGGAGGGTGGGTGCCGCCGCACGAGTACTTGGCGAGGGAGAAGGGGAGGAGCGTGGCGACGTCGGTGCTCGAAGGGGCCGGCCGCACGCTCAAGGGCCGGGACATGAGCCGCGTTCGGGACGCCGTTTGGAGTCGGACCGGATTCTTTGGTTGAAATCCAAACCCGAAACGTTTTGTGTCTGTATTGGGCCCTTTGATGACTTGTTAATAGTTCCTGTTATATTATTCGTGCAATAATTAGAAAGCCTACAGTGATTGTTACAGCCAATATTATAATAAGAAATTCCTAATGAATTATTTTAAGA is part of the Musa acuminata AAA Group cultivar baxijiao unplaced genomic scaffold, Cavendish_Baxijiao_AAA HiC_scaffold_42, whole genome shotgun sequence genome and encodes:
- the LOC135653891 gene encoding uncharacterized protein LOC135653891 gives rise to the protein MAPSDARVHLRATAPEMLTSGSHSSDVPPKRNHHLHRGRRLRSRRRVVKYRPFPAPDAPPPRSKLWDADRSSEADGKLAAGGASHRKGGDGVRRAAPVVSARRLAAALWHFRPLSAGDVGRSPRLGFTAEVSSSLPSCIVEKAKKWDSRPSNVIEDICQCYGHLKLLEDQQVNGISVMSALQLELEQARSYVIELESEQRSAKKTLNHFLKSLAVEKASWRNREHEQVRSIIEAVKCNLSKERKNRKWLEVVNAKLVDELAEVKLLTKRYLLDFEEERKVCELMEEVHDELAKEIGEGKAEVEALKRESVKLQEEMDEERRMLQMAEVWREDRVQMKLVDAKLMLEEKYLQLCNLQADMEAFLKVQGGIDKDMAMMKEAEMLKDVLSSIKVEGIEFYYQPPASGGVSVFEELQPIEETNGREIGQCYGYSPASHASRIHTVSPETDLFLQNSVKYANGTVNRCSDVEDDSGWETVSQHVGQASCNSPEGSDPSVNCICEESYGSVRGTYWDEQRDNVKINSGISEICSTATRQHRKKLSSISRFWRSSSATKGDSKNVSVELSNGRFSNCRTPNATLSSDAKSDEVGQSSPSVGLCSPDLLDPHVTPGTKGCTEWPRGTQKNIEDMRPHDHARLILGCYLVPETSTQVS
- the LOC135653876 gene encoding protein S40-6-like, with the protein product MAKARRHAPDRLLGCTHEGHVAGADFPDLAEDEVFWSSDYGSAAGESSWRRSDFNRARPWAARREGGLSLAFEDGCMPRRSAASAASAPVEVPVWPKFLQAEPDAPVGLFDREVEEETRDGGWVPPHEYLAREKGRSVATSVLEGAGRTLKGRDMSRVRDAVWSRTGFFG